The genomic segment TTCATTCCAACCTTGAAGCGCTGGAGGTGGTTCTCCGTCGCTTCGAGTCGGAGAAGGTGGACCGCATCTACTGCCTCGGCGATATCGTGGGCTACGGAGCCAGTCCCAACGAGTGCGTGGATCGCATTCGTACGCTCTGCTACGGCTGCATAATGGGCAACCATGACGACGCCGTGGTCGGCCGAACGTCCATCCAGTACTTCAATCCGTACGCCCGGGTCGCCATCGAATGGACGAGCCGGGTGCTCACGGAGGCGAATCTCGAGTACCTGCAGTCGCTTCCCATGACGCGCACCGAGGACGGCGTGCTCATGGTCCATGCCACGCCCGGCGATCCGGAGCGTTGGAATTATATCCTCCAGCCGTCGGACGCCGTACCCCATTTCAAGGCGATGAAACCCGGCGCTACGGCGTTCATCGGACATTCCCACATCACGGCCCGTTTCGAGGATCCGGCCGACCGTCGGCGGATCATCAACGTCGGCTCGGTCGGTCAGCCGCGCGACCGCGATCCCCGCGCCGCCTGCGGAGTCTATGACACCGAAACGGGGACTTATATCGGGATTCGCGAAGTTTATCCTATTCAGGAAGCCTCGCGGCGAATCCGACAGGCCAATCTGCCGGAGTTCCTGGCCGCCCGGCTGTTCATCGGGATGTAGGTTTCACGCGGCGCAATGCATCCACGAAACGTCGTAAGTTTGTATGT from the bacterium genome contains:
- a CDS encoding metallophosphatase family protein, translated to MKLGLLSDIHSNLEALEVVLRRFESEKVDRIYCLGDIVGYGASPNECVDRIRTLCYGCIMGNHDDAVVGRTSIQYFNPYARVAIEWTSRVLTEANLEYLQSLPMTRTEDGVLMVHATPGDPERWNYILQPSDAVPHFKAMKPGATAFIGHSHITARFEDPADRRRIINVGSVGQPRDRDPRAACGVYDTETGTYIGIREVYPIQEASRRIRQANLPEFLAARLFIGM